TCTAAACAAATAACTTAAATATTAGAGCCCAGTCTGTCCCATCTTGTGTTTGCACATATTTGAGCAGAGAGCCATATTGATACACTGTGGTGGCGTTGAACTTCTCCTTTGACTCTGTTGCGTCATTGAATAAAAAAACGATGAAGTCTGCAGGCACAAATCCCCATCTGTGATGATAACATACATAAACATTAACTTAGCCATGGGCAGCTGCTGCATCCATAAGGACCCACAGTGCACTGCAGGCCGACTGAAGCTGGTGGATGAAGCATTGATCTGAATACCATTCTGACTCGAGTATTCCCCCTCAAGgcacacaagaaaaaacaactgcTTTAACTCCACACCTGCATGTTCGCCGTGTAATACCAACAGGCTCTTAATGGACATTTcgaaaaatataattttaatgTAATTAACTACCAGGAATCAATTTGTGTGTGAATCAGTCGAGTGTGCCGAGCATAGTCACAATTATGGTAAATGATCAGAGTCATATTTATATACTTTGTTTAAATATGCTTTGAAACATTCATTTACTGTTTGCATCAGAGTTCCCCCAGCGTTTTGTTGCCAGCGGTACCTATTGCATTGCGATTACATCACCTGAAtcgaacacagacacacacccacacagacataGTCACATCAAAGAATGATGACTAAATAGTTTGCTTGGTAGTAAAACGATTAAGCTTATGAAAATATATGTAATGCAAAAATATTCAAAGAATATCTTTATTCTCCCTGAGTTAATACTGCAGTGTTTATTCATTCCTCTGTGTGAATGGAGAACATTacaacatttcaacacatttatcTTGAGACACTCCCCAAAGGGTTAAActtttctgaacattttttttacaatcaaaTACACTTTCTAATGGGCCGAGTAAATTCACATGCTCAAGCAAAGGAAGAATATGATGCACGACTGAGATGAGTTGGCCATTTCAAAAGACATGCTATCATTTCCCTGCTTTAAATTtgaccaaaaacacattgttaTCCTTCTGTTCTCTCAGTTTTATGACCGACTTCAAAATATTGGAAAAGAAACCTCTTAGGAACAAgttttaagtgtgttttctaTGCAAATCCTCTGCATGGATCCTAATACATTTAGCAATTTCCCCAATGTACTAGTACCTGTAAGTGTTGAACAAGACACTACAATGTATTATCTTGTCGTGTTAATATACATTTGTTCTGGgaatatatctttttaattcaTATCCTATTAAAACCCTTTTgactcattaaaatgtaatttcaggGAACTCTCCCCCAGTTTTGAAACAGCTAAAGGGCAGCATTTAAACCTTTTCACTAGAATTAGAAatctgagaaaaacatttaattcataTCAACACGCCTCTAGCCTCTGGCTCTCTGAGAGAAAGCTGAGGGAGGTGTTGCATCCTAAAAATGACAGAACCAGCCAGATTTAGTTAAATAAAGCAGCCATTCCTTAAAGGTAAGGTCCGACAGACAGTCTTGTGCCGTTATGAGTCTGAATGGGGGTCGAGCAGCTGTGAGGTCTCCCCTTCTGCTGATGTGGACAGGGAGCATCCAGCTTCTGAGCCCATTTCCTGCGATACCATTAAATGACCCTCATTGAAAGACAAGTGGTTCAGTGGGTAGATGCCACATTTCCTAAAGCCGTCCTTCACAATCCtcacaccctcctcctccttcactaCCTGATATGTCCCtttaaacacacctgagaactcCTTCTTGCTGACTGCAAAGTGAGAATCAGTGGAACAACCATCGCCTACGAGTGCAGCAAAGCGCTTCTTCAGGAGAATGAAGAGACCTGCGTCGAGTGGCTGCAGGATGTGAGAGCAGTGAGGCGGAAGGCACAGAAGGATTACGTCCTCCTTACGAGCTGCTTCCACCACCTCGAGGTTCACCGGAGACTTGTGTCCGTCGAagatcagcagcagaggacgcTCTTTCGGTGCGTGCAGGAGGAAGTGTTTGAGGAACCATTTCTTGAAAAGGTCAGAGTTGATACACCCCGAGTCAGACCATCCATAGATTGCGTTTGGAGGCCCTTGAGTCTTGTAACATACTCCCCCTGGGTATGCCTTTGAGTAGATAATAAATGGGGGAATGTCCTCTCCAGCTGCGCTAAAGCAAGCCAGGACGGAGATGTGGTCTCTGGAGCCTGACGTTGGCTTGCAGCCCAGACTGGCAGATTTAGGCAGAATCACCCTCTTCCTGCCCAGCTGAAAGCCTGTCTCATTGCAGTTGAAAATTTGATGAGGCTTGTCTCTGAGCCCACGAGAGTCCATGACAGTGCTTAGTAAGTGTAAAAACTGATCCACTGCttcttttctcacacacactgtcctcccACGAACAACATTGTCTGCTGGCTGAATGTTGATATTCTTTTCTTGCCGTTTTCTAAAATTGAGCCACCAGGTCTGGCCTAGTTTAGAAAACGCCACCCTCCGATGCTGCCGCTTGTAAATGGATGATGCAAAACACACCAGCTGTTGCTTTGTGAGAGGGAAGCCATGCTTGGACATGTACAAAGAAAACTCCACCAACAGTTCCTCGTCCGCAGATGTTAGAAGCTGAGCAGGCCCGCTGCGACTCCCCGGTGTTACCCGTCCACTCACTCTGTCCCCCAGTGAAGACTTAGGGACTCCAAACTCTTTGGCAGCCTGTCTCACTGTACACCTCCCAGACTTCACCTCTATCAATGCTCGCTCCATGGCCTCCTCCgtccatttcttcttctttttcctcccgATTTTGTCCAGATGATTTCTAGATGGCATTTTTTCTAGGACATAAGGCACAGGAAACTCAAGCATGAATAACACACATGATAAAAAGCCTAATTATGAAAAGGTTTAAGTAAAAAGCTCAATACAACCAATAATTTATACTAAAGGTTGccacaaattaaataaatatgtaaagacAGGAAAGGGATCATCATGCAATTTTGTATCCATCCAAAATACAATTAACAGCTCTGGATAAAAACCTAGAAATCAGTCTTTTATCCTGATTATTTGTGAAAAGATGTTAGGGGAGTGTTAGCACTAAGTCAAGGTCTACATGCACAATACATGCAATGCTGTCAAATCAAttttgaaatatagcataaacaattgtttatatttctttttaaaaaataggtGTATGGAGAGGTTTAAAGATAATGTTTCATACATATCAAACatgatttataataaaaaaaagggaaatctaTTTGTTTTCCAGACAGTTAACAGTAACACTTTCCATAATATTGGAATACAGCCATTCATGCATTTTTGATATAGCCTACTAAAATAATACTGCAGTAGTAATTCCATTAACATTCAATGCTATTCAtgtgcataaataaacaaaataccaaGTTTCGTTTTTGGGAGTCTTTGGAGTAATGTTTAGCAACAGAGGGACGGATGATCACTGTCTTGTGTTGGTTGTGAGTTCTGTTAATTCATCCATGGTCGCCCAGAGTAACGTTACTGTTTGTCAACCACCTAGAATCATGTGAAGCCTGGAgtgttttaaatgacaaattaCGCAATAAATTACAAAGCCATTGGCAGTGTTACATCTACATTCGTCGCTATATTTCTGTTGGTTTCAAAAAGTTTAAATTAGGCGGTCATGTCTTACCAGCACGCACGTTCTCACAGTCTAGCATGAAACGGCTAGCAGCTAGCATCACAAGCCAGGGAAAGCGGAAAGAAACCGGAAGTAAAGTGTCAGTGTCTCCAAAATAAAAGATCTGAAGTTCCTGTTACACAAATAAGTGTCAACATGTACATATGTTCAGAAATCTATTCATTAAATTACAATGTTTATATCACGGGAAACTTTGAGTAAATATAGTATcaaaacagacaacaacacaaaaaaaacaatgcctTCTAACACCATCTTACCTTTATAGATATAGGTAATGTTGCACAAAAATATACGTGTTTTTCCATGACAGATTAAGAGAAATATGTAGCCTATTGCCATGACACAATGGCAATTCATTTGAATGATCAGTTTCAGTCACTAAATCATTGCAAAAGTTGACATGCTTTTATTTGAGTGTTTACAGTTAGACCATAGCCTAACAATCTATCATAATTTAGTCATCATTATGTTTTGCTACTGCAAGCATGATTGACACAATCCAATTTTCTATTACCAGCCATGTAGATATACAAGAGACAAACAATAGGACAAATTGCCTCTTACTTGTGCAAGAAAACAGGTCCACCCCCACAATGTTCAAGGTATTTGGTGATATTTACATCGTTAATAAGCATTGCCTTGACATTTAAAACTCTATTTGTCAGCTTTGCTTCAgcaatcaatgtttttttcacatttctttttaaatgctggCGTCCTTTCTGTATGATTTGTTGTGCTCATCCTCTTATGCAGGTCAGACTTTGTATGCAAGTTTTTATAGGTTATAAAGATAACCTATCatttaggctataaaggaagaACGAAGAGTCATATTTGGGAACTGCCATAACTCCGACATCTCATCTTCCTTTACTGATAAGGTTTTATACTATATGTAAGAAAGTGGGAATTtatctgttttaaaatatatatatatatattattattattacgcGCACAGTATTTAAACAATCTCCATAAGGAGCATTTGGCTTTAATGGCAATTTTCAGCTTAAGTAATTAAACCTGATTCATCTATATTGTTTGTGAATAATTATTAACAAGATATCATTTGCTATTTGTTATTGTCTGCTTTAAGATAGTAAATGCaaaggttgtttttaaagtgtgtttcatATTCTCCCTTATAGAGCAATAGACTCTTCACAGAGCACTTCTCTCCTAACGGCTCCATCTGAAGGGTATGTATATGGGCTGACTtggaatgaaaaataatttatgCAAACTATGAGCATACACAGTCCAGTTGTTTCTAGCATTAATGCATTATTATTctcaattgaaaatgtaaactttaaataatgtgtatATATTACATGATCACTATTAATAttctgctttatgtttttagCAATTCAGCAAATCAGGCAAATGGTGAAGTTATTCCCCCAAAAGATGCTCAGCCTGAGGGGTCAACAGTGGGGCCCACAGACGATGCAAAGTTAGTATATGATAGCTTCTCTCTACTGATTGTAACTGCTGCTGATTTTAGGGAttctttttcatgtattttctcCAAAATAACTAAGACCCTCTGTTACAGGCTCCAAGCACCCACAGAAGAAATGAATGTTGAGGCACAGCTGGAAATACCAATTGCTAACACcattgcagaaaacaaaaaacaacatgctgCAGAGAACAAGTCAACTGTAGAACCAAGTGATGGGGCTGCAGAGCTTCATTTTGCAGGAAGTATCCAAAATGGTGAAGCCCCAGCAGTTTCTTCCACACAGGAAAATCCAGAGGCAGTGTCTCATGTGGAGACAGCTGAGCAACCACTTGCCGATGCAACTGCAGAAATCAAGGGAGTTCAATCTGATGCAACAATTGAGCAATCAAAAATAGAACTCAATGAAGCCATAATGGCTGCAGATGCTCCTTTGGAAGATCCTGCTGCAGAAACCTCTGCTGTGGCTGGCACAGAGGAGAGCAAAGGCATCACTGAAGTCCCTGCTGCACCTGTGATCAAACGGAAACCTCAAGAGGAACcttcaatcacaacagagtcgacACACATGACACATTGGGAGGATGGAGGAGTAAAATCAACTGCTCAAACTGCAGAGGAAAGTTGTGAGAAAGGTCTTCCAGAACAAGCAGCAGTAGTTGTTGAAGCTGATGCAATTAATACAACATCTGGAGAAGAAACTGCTCTCCAAGACAACGTTGAACCAGTGCCTGACTTAGTGTCAGAATCTCTTTCTGAGATGCCTGCTCAACCTGCTGCTGAAATGTCTACAGAGGGAAGTTGTGAGAAAGGTCCTGCAGAAAAGGAACCAAAAGAAGTTGTAGCTGAGGCTGCTGTGGATTCTTCGCCTGAGGCACCCGCTGTTACAAATGCAGCAAGAGAAGAGAGTGAAACCCAAGTCAGTGTGAAATCTGTCCCTGACTTGGTGGCAGAATCAATATCTCAAGTGCTGGCTCAACCTGCTGCTGAAACGTCTACAGATGAAACCTGCGAGAAAGGTTCCCTAGAACAGGCTGCAGTAGAAATGGTTGAAACTGTAACTGAGGTGGTGGAAGTGTCACCATCTGACACTATTGACATTGTTAATACAACACCAGGAGAAGAGGCTGCTGTCCAAGATAATGTTGAGGCTGTAGCTGAGGCTGCTGTGGATTCATCACCTGAGACCCCTGCTGTGACCATTGAGGCAGGAACAGAGACTCCTCTCCAAGTCAGTGTTGAACAAGTCCCTGTCTTAGTAGCTGAATCTGTAGCTGAAGTGCCGGCTCAACTTGCTGCTGAAACTGCAACAGAGGGAGGTTGTGAGAAAGGTTCCCAAGAACAGGCTGCAGTAGAAGTTGTTGCAGTGGTGGTTGAGGTTGTGGAAAAGTCACTATCTGATACAAGTGACATGGTGAATGCAACACAAGGAGAAGAGGCTGCTGTGACAttagcagcagaaacagagccTCCTCTCCAAGTCAGTGTTGAGCAAGTCCCTGACATAGTGGCAGAGACTCTATCTGAATTTTCTACCCAAGCTGCAGTCAAGTCTGCACCCTCAGAAGAGAGGGTTTTGGAGACCAAAGCCGAACAGGTAGCTGAAGTCCAGCCTGTTTATAACACTGTTGTCGAGCAAATGGTTGAACCGACTCCTGAAAGAGCAACGAATCCTCTGATGGAGTTGAACATCGAGGAAGCTCTTCTTGAACCTGTACCAGCTTCAGAACACGTTCAGGATAAGTCCTCTGACAGTACCATTGAACAGTCAAAGGCATTGGACGTGGAGCCACCCAAAACTGAAGCTGCACCCAAGCCTCAGAAAGATCCTAAACCTGCCGACCAGAACCAAAACCCCGATAATACTAGGTGAGATGCTCTGAAAGCAACTGTTACATTCATCTTGTAAGTCCAATGAGGAGGGTTAGGACCAGAACATCTCACAATTCATTTTAGATCAGAATCTTTTTCATTCTGAATTAAAAAGATTGGAACAAGTAATGCTAAGTAGGAGCTTGCATGAGAATCTCCGGGGAAAGTGGGAAAAACTGTAAATCAACTGTCTCTGAACTATCTCCAAATCAAACACATTGAGGTTTTTCTAGAGGACCTACATGTAATAACTAATGAAAACCTCTGCTATAGACCATACGTTCATACACAAAGGTCAACATTGGTGataatcttattttatcttttgtCTTTACTGCAGGAATACCAATGTTTGTTCGTACTGTGACAAATTAATTGATGGAAATGTGAAGTTCTACCTCAATGAACCTGTGATCACCTGCCACCCCGACTGTCTAAAGGTTTGTTCTGTCAGTTAGGCAACATATATGTATcgtattatatttcattattgcATTATGGTaatattgaatatgtttttgcagtgtggtgtgtgtgctaCAGACCTTGGAGATTTGCTGACCGCCATTTTCTTGCACGGCCAAATGATCCATTGTGGTGGCTGCTTTCAGAAAACTCTCATTATCTAAAGCCTAACTTGTGTCGCTGGAGGGTACTCAAAGTGATTGAtatgctttattgttttttaaccttCTTACCTACTGAAAGTTTATTGAAGACATAGTTTATTGTCAGAATGTAAGACTTCCGTAATGATTTTTGGCAGCATGTTACTTTAAGTACAAAAGGCCAAAGATGCTTGCCCAAAATACAGTCaacataaaatatttgtattgcaaCAAACTGTATAGGATtgaataaaatcacatttaactGACccaattgtaaatgttttattcagctttaattaaaaatgagcacacacaacacaacccGCTCACTAAGTAGCAGGGCTACAAATCCAACATGAGTCACCTGGAGGCACGTTATTGAAGCATCAACAGCCCAGTAACATAAAAACAGCCTTTGTCAAGCAAAAACATCCCGAATACacctctttgttttctctcctaCGCAGTGGCATTTAAACGAAGCAGACATGCATTAAGTGAATGCAAAGTACATGTATTGTAAGTGAAAGCACGAACGGAGATGGGAGGATATACCTAAACCTAACAGAGATCTCTGGTTCCCTTGCTTTAGTTCACATGAGGTTGCTACACAAGATGGTGATAATGAGGCAGCAGCAAAATCATATTCAGATCCAAAATATGCATCAGTAAACACTGAGTAGAGTGCATGCAGTTATGATTTGCGAGGCGAGCTGTCATTGCTCTTAATTATTCATGAAACGTCATACATCACAATCTGACAACAGTATCAGCACCAATGAAGCTTCATAAAATAAACCTAGATACAACCTgcgaaataaaaaatgaacaacaaacCTAAGAGAATCATCTTAGTGAAGGGATGTGAGGAGGAAGCCGGAGCTCGCTGCGGGGTGAGAATTAtcttcatctctctgtctgttgttCATTGATGACAAACACTTGTATAAAGAAATATTATAGCAGGTTTGGAAGGTGCTGTTTCCCGGGAGGAAGTCTAGTGTCGACTTTCCATCTCATGGCCAGAGGAGTGGTTTACTGGGACGGAGGTCTTGCACTTAGCGGACCCCTTTCCTGCCCAGGAACCGCAAGACTGCGTAGTTGTAGGTGGTGGCTGCCAGATACAGAAACTGCAAAGGAAGATATTGAAACATAAGAGGAAAGAATGGAAAACAGCCTGAGCAAGGATACATTTCGCACTGTAAACGTTTGAAATCATCTTTTttcactcaaataaaaaaaagtggtttctagaaaaacaggaagttcaCAAGTTGTCCAAGGTTTAATAAATCCATTTAGTTGCCAGCCCAATACACACAGGGTGACTGGATTTTTTAATCACTGAAAATAAACCTTGTGTTTGTTACTCCTGATAGTCAACATACTTTGCTTTTGAACAGTGTTGGTAGGAACTGTTTACTTTGGCAGAAAGGAGTTCCACTGAGAGATATAATAGTGAAGCCCTTAAAGAGAGGTTTCTCCTGAAAGTCACTTTTAATGCTTTAAGTATCACAGAACAATCAATTAAATCCAATTGTATTGTGTCGTCAGCCATCCTCAAACATCTCAAACCCTGACCACACAAAACCAAAGCTTTCTTTCTGGCTAGATACAGCTTATTATGTATTTCTGGTATTTGAGTAAGTAACCCTTTATATGCAGTTAAAACGGTAATATTTACAAAGACACCTTAAATCAAGTTCATATTCAAGACCTTTATTTGTCCCCAATGAAACTTGATTTGCCGCAGTAGCAAACATGACAACAATACAGGAcaagataaagagagaaagaaagaaagaaagaaagagagagagagagagagagagagagagagagagaaaggacgaaagaaagaaggaaagaaagagagagagagagagagagagagagagagagagagagagagagagagaaaggacgaaagaaagaaagaaagaaagaaagaaagaaggaaattGTAAACAATTGCTCACCAGTGCTAAGAGAGTGACACCTGCACCAGCAAACGTTGCTATGAACAAGTCATAGGTGATGTGATACTGTaagacataaacacagattAGCATATATCGAGTATCCAATAGACCAATGATAGCTAAGAACGGAATGACAGGGAATATCAGATTCAGCTACTCACTTCGCTGGTTTTACAAATAGATGCCAAGGTCATCCCACAAGCCTTGCCTGGCATTGCATTCCAAGGAAGCAGACCTTAAACAGAGACATGACGTAAGTATCTCTTACCGTTTCTGAATCATGATGAGTTATGAGGCATTAAGGTTCCGGCTTGCATACAGCCTCAGTGTGaaggaattaaaataaatacgcAGCTATCTTCATTATTTCATAGCTAATTAAACAAGCAGCTTTGCATCCACTCCAAATGATTTATTCATTGCTTTTATTGGACACATTAGAATTCTCATCAAGTAGAGGGTGAGCCTTTATAAGGACAACGCACCATACTGCCTGGCGTCAATGCAAATCCAGCCGTGCTGATTAATGCTGGGGGTGGTTTCAGCCAGGAGGTTGATGTTGTGGCAGGTCTGCTCCATGTTGAACAAGAAGAAGACCGGGATAGCAGTGAAGGCAAACACGGCCAGCCAGATGAAAGCCAAGATGTACGTCACTATGAtaaactgtcaaaataaaaagtgcagGTCACAGATTATTCCAAATCTGCTGTCAACTGTAAAATGACTGTTTCAAAGAACATTTCAGTGAGCTTATTAAGCTTAAACAAACCAGCATTCAACATAATAACAGTGAACTGACGTCATGTTTGCCCTCCCACTACTCACCGTCACGCTGAGGCAGCGGCCACAGTGGGTGCTCCTGAATTCCCCAAAAGTCTGCTTGACAGCGCTCGTGGTGTAGAACCCCTCGGCCAGCAGCAGGATGCcatagaggaagaaaaaagatgcCAGGCCATAGATCACGTACTGGAAGTATTTGATGCTAATCACAGGAAGAAAAGTCAGGTTAGACAATTTAAACAACTAATGAGAGGTCAACAGTCGCAATAAAAGTGTCACTCACAAGGAGGCCATGATCGTGAAGTCTTGACTGTTGCGGGCGAAGTAAGTCTCCACGAGTACTTCGGTGTTGGACAGCGCTTCGTGCCCACATCCACAAAATAACGCCATGCCAGCATATAACAGCAGGGTGGCCACCAGGGATGGGTAGGGCACTGCCCAAAAGCACCGGATACAGCAATCATAGCAACCTGAGGGGGCATAATACATCAGCACACAGGCGGCACACACCGCACAAATAATCACACAACACATCTACCACACGGCAGGGAACTCTTTCACCCGGTGGGGGAGCTACGAGGGCCTCGCTTGGTCTGCAAATCCATGAGCACACACCAAACCCCAGCCAACAGGCATGAAAGCAACAGATAAAAAAATTTGAGTTCAAGCAGCGATTCCCAATAAAAGCGTCCAAACAAAATCAGCCAGCACTGACTTCACGACAATCTCATGCACTTCCTCCAGTGTAAGCTGCGCTGTTGAAGCAGGTAGCAAACATCCCCAGTGTTAATAAATGCATTGACAGAAATGGGAAGAGGAAAGCACCTAAGGCTTTGCAAAGCCAAGGCTGCCTGACCGGAAACATTTGCTGCTTCTGATCCCGTACTCCACAACAAGAGAGAACCCACAGTGCTGTCTGCAAGCTGCTGCTACAGTGAAACAGTTCTCTGTGCTGCCTTCATCTGTATGTGAAAAGCTCCTCTGCTGGTACAAACACCTCACAGATCAGCCCCTATTCTGACTCTGGTACTGCCCTCTTTCTCTGGTGGTCACAGGCGTCACCAGGCGAGGGAGAGATGGTAGTGTAACACTAGCCTCAGGGGTCTGAAGAAAAAAGCTTCTCTTTGTGGCTGTAGATAAAATATCCATTGTCTTTGCCATGATCAGGGAGGAACAAAGGGAAGCgatgtcaaacaaacaaaggccATAGTgccacaatacacacacacacacacacacacacacacacacacacacacacacacacacacacacacacacacacacacacacacacacacacacacacacacacacacacacacacaaaccgtAGTATATGGTGGCAGGGGGTCACCAGGACAATCTCAACACCAGTGGCAATTCAATACTCAGGCCACCCTGCCTCCACAGCTGGCTGCGACTGGTACCATGTCACTGAGTGCCAATGCCAGTGGAGGGGTGGGTTCAAGTGTTCAAAGGGTGGGTGGAGGCATAATGAATGAGAGGGGCAATTTgaatataacaacaacaacaacaacaataaaaaatccaCTCAAAACTAGAGTTGTTTCGCTTCATATTTTAAAGTCCTTAGATGGTTAAATCATCAGAATACGTTTAAACATTCTTATGATTTATGGCACCTTCAAATAGACTTTAGGGAAATTGTTGGGTCAtaacaaatatgaaacaaacaATCAAACTTCATCCTGGGATAagggttagtgttagggttggggttacaGCCAGATTAAATCATGccaattttacaaaatattggATTTTAGACAGAAGAAACGGAGGCTGTGAGTTCAACAAACTGTTAGAAAAGTATAAATAGTTACAGCAGGAAGACAGCTAGAGTCACAAAAATGATAACGCCTGCAGACGCCCACGGTTCAGCTGTGCCCTGCTGCAAAAGTGCTTACAGTGATAAAGTAATCAGGCCAGCATAGCCTCTATTTGAAATATGTACAAAAAGCATCAAAGCTTTTACAGTAGGTTTAAAATCATCAACATCAATATGCTGTTAaaggtactgtatgtgtgaatgcTGGCACACAtgctgggggaaaaaaacagttgGCAAAGGTTGTTTGGGTTCACATCTCTCTTGGAAATTCATTAATTTATACCCGTGAAACACGTGAGAGTATCCAACCTCTTTGACATGAGTGACCTGGTACGGCCCTGGCATGATGAGAGCCCGTCTCTGTCAGACACTCTGATTCTtgtttatggttaaaaaggttAGACAAGGATACGAGGAGTCC
This Eleginops maclovinus isolate JMC-PN-2008 ecotype Puerto Natales chromosome 11, JC_Emac_rtc_rv5, whole genome shotgun sequence DNA region includes the following protein-coding sequences:
- the plp1b gene encoding proteolipid protein 1b isoform X2 encodes the protein MGCYDCCIRCFWAVPYPSLVATLLLYAGMALFCGCGHEALSNTEVLVETYFARNSQDFTIMASFIKYFQYVIYGLASFFFLYGILLLAEGFYTTSAVKQTFGEFRSTHCGRCLSVTFIIVTYILAFIWLAVFAFTAIPVFFLFNMEQTCHNINLLAETTPSINQHGWICIDARQYGLLPWNAMPGKACGMTLASICKTSEYHITYDLFIATFAGAGVTLLALFLYLAATTYNYAVLRFLGRKGVR
- the plp1b gene encoding proteolipid protein 1b isoform X1; amino-acid sequence: MFPVRQPWLCKALGCYDCCIRCFWAVPYPSLVATLLLYAGMALFCGCGHEALSNTEVLVETYFARNSQDFTIMASFIKYFQYVIYGLASFFFLYGILLLAEGFYTTSAVKQTFGEFRSTHCGRCLSVTFIIVTYILAFIWLAVFAFTAIPVFFLFNMEQTCHNINLLAETTPSINQHGWICIDARQYGLLPWNAMPGKACGMTLASICKTSEYHITYDLFIATFAGAGVTLLALFLYLAATTYNYAVLRFLGRKGVR